A region from the Actinomycetes bacterium genome encodes:
- a CDS encoding ATP/GTP-binding protein — translation MDSGPSSRAPGGSLTPAPTPVKIVIAGGFGVGKTTFVGAVSEIIPLTTEAVMTSASVGVDDTNQVPGKTTTTVAMDFGRITLDTDLILYLFGTPGQDRFWFMWDDLVRGAIGAVVLVDTRRLDACFAAVDYFEQRALPFIVAVNCFHGEALHAVEDVREALAIGQDVPIVLCDARARDSAKATLIELVQHALARATAALDSAKA, via the coding sequence ATGGACTCCGGACCATCTAGCCGCGCGCCGGGCGGGAGCCTCACCCCGGCTCCCACCCCGGTCAAAATCGTCATCGCCGGCGGCTTCGGGGTCGGCAAGACCACCTTCGTGGGGGCCGTCTCCGAGATCATCCCCCTCACCACCGAGGCGGTCATGACCTCCGCCAGCGTCGGCGTGGACGACACCAACCAGGTCCCCGGCAAGACGACCACCACGGTGGCCATGGACTTCGGCCGGATCACCCTGGACACCGACCTGATCCTCTACCTGTTCGGCACGCCCGGGCAGGACCGGTTCTGGTTCATGTGGGACGACCTCGTCCGGGGCGCGATCGGCGCGGTCGTGCTGGTGGACACGCGCCGGCTCGACGCCTGCTTCGCCGCGGTCGACTACTTCGAGCAGCGGGCGCTGCCCTTCATCGTGGCTGTGAACTGCTTCCACGGCGAGGCCCTGCACGCCGTGGAGGACGTCCGCGAGGCGCTGGCGATCGGGCAGGACGTCCCGATCGTGCTCTGCGACGCCCGGGCCCGCGACTCGGCCAAGGCGACCCTCATCGAGCTGGTCCAGCACGCGCTGGCCCGGGCCACCGCCGCCCTGGACTCGGCCAAGGCCTGA